The Mugil cephalus isolate CIBA_MC_2020 chromosome 11, CIBA_Mcephalus_1.1, whole genome shotgun sequence genome includes a window with the following:
- the hdac9b gene encoding histone deacetylase 9-B isoform X2, with product MLQTIYEGESSFSTTDGRVGHQQLPDQSKMHNVNNSVDIKPDVPLTVEPLSPLDLRTDLRMLGPGSDPGLWERQLQQELLLIQKQQQIQKQLLISEFQKQHEKLTRQHQAQLQEHLKLQQELQAMKQQQELAEQERRLEQQQQNQQEKEQERHRREQHVSSLSLRGKERSRESAVASTEVKQKLQEFLLSKSAKDPASNGVNHSFIHQPKLWYTSSHHTSLDQSSPPLGGASPTCQYTLPSPIESKDDFPLRKTASEPNLKVRSRLKQKVAERRSSPMLKRRDGNIMTPYKKRALELMDSTPTNSAPGSGPSSPIGASSALGAENGPSSLPTTTKTERWPSQPRLFRPEGSVSMLSLYTSPSLPNISLGLSTASSPISAAMGMKDRSTEIKHGLPGHLLGPVPLQTGLESKVSPSHQALLQHLLQKEQMRQQKMLSSGQGPMSSHPQSPLAMKDRPPSSRPKLPKHRPLNRTQSAPLPQNTLAQLVIQQQHQHFLEKQKQYQQQVHINKLLSKSIEQLRQPSAHLQESEEEQEELHREEMESMQEDRLPPGGVIRKHTLSSSSSGSSSELPDAHCGVIKVKEEPADSEDEALTHQSLEAEQSAYLHQVKGRLVIRAVI from the exons ATGCTGCAGACGATTTACGAGGGCGAGTCAAGTTTCTCCACAACAGACGGGCGCGTTGGACACCAGCAGCTCCCCGACCAGAGCAAGATGCACAACGTCAACAACTCAG TGGACATTAAACCGGACGTGCCGTTGACCGTGGAGCCCCTGTCTCCGTTGGACCTGCGCACGGATCTGAGGATGCTGGGGCCAGGCTCGGACCCGGGACTGTGGGAGCGGCAGCTTCAGCAGGAGCTGCTCCTCattcagaaacagcagcagatccAGAAGCAGCTACTAATCAGCGAGTTCCAGAAGCAGCACGAGAAGTTGACCCGTCAGCACCAGGCTCAGCTCCAGGAGCATCTCAAG CTCCAGCAGGAGCTCCAGGccatgaagcagcagcaggaacttGCGGAGCAGGAGCGTCGtttggagcagcagcagcagaaccagcaggagaaggagcaggagaggcATCGGCGAGAGCAGCACGTCTCCAGCCTGAGCCTCAGGGGCAAGGAGCGCTCCAGAGAGA GTGCGGTGGCCAGTACCGAGGTGAAGCAGAAACTCCAAGAGTTTCTGCTGAGCAAATCAGCAAAGGACCCCGCCAGCAACGGAGTGAATCATTCTTTCATTCACCAGCCAAAACTCTGGTACAC GTCCTCTCACCACACGTCACTGGACCAAAGCTCTCCACCTCTGGGCGGCGCATCCCCCACCTGCCAGTACACCCTGCCGTCACCCATAGAGAGCAAGGACGACTTCCCCTTGAGGAAGACAG ccTCTGAGCCCAACTTGAAGGTACGATCCAGGCTGAAGCAGAAGGTGGCGGAGAGGAGAAGCAGCCCGATGCTAAAGAGAAGAGATGGGAACATCATGACTCCTTACAAGAAGAGGGCTCTGGAGCTGATGG ACTCTACGCCCACAAACAGTGCCCCCGGCTCTGGCCCCAGCTCTCCCATAGGGGCCTCCAGTGCCTTGGGGGCTGAAAATGGACCCTCCTCTCTGCCTACCACCACAAAAACTGAG AGATGGCCTTCCCAGCCCAGATTATTTCGTCCTGAGGGCTCCGTGTCCATGCTGAGCCTATACACGTCTCCCTCATTACCCAACATCTCCCTGGGGCTTTCAACTGCATCCTCACCCATCAGC GCTGCTATGGGGATGAAAGACAGATCCACAGAAATCAAGCACGGGCTACCTGGCCACCTGCTGGGACCCGTGCCCCTTCAGACGGGCCTGGAGTCGAAGGTGAGCCCCAGTCACCAGGCtctcctccagcacctcctccagAAGGAACAAATGAGGCAGCAGAAGATGCTCTCCTCTG gcCAAGGCCCCATGTCGTCCCACCCTCAGTCTCCTCTGGCCATGAAGGATCGGCCGCCCAGCAGTCGGCCAAAACTACCAAAACACAGACCCTTGAACAGAACCCAGTCGGCGCCGCTGCCTCAGAACACGCTGGCCCAACTTGTCATCCAGCAGCAACACCAGCACTTtctggagaaacagaaacagtacCAGCagcaggtccatataaataag CTGTTGTCCAAGTCCATCGAGCAGTTACGTCAGCCCAGCGCACACCTGCAGGAAtcggaggaggagcaggaggagctgcacagagaggagatggagagcatGCAGGAGGACAGGCTGCCCCCTGGAGGAGTCATCCGGAAGCACacgctcagcagcagcagcagcggctcGAGCAGCGAGCTCCCGGACGCTCACTGCGGGGTCATCAAGGTCAAGGAGGAGCCGGCCGACAGCGAGGACGAGGCTCTGACCCACCAGAGCTTAGAGGCGGAGCAGAGCGCGTATCTCCACCAGGTCAAAGGGAGACTGGTGATAAGAGCCGTGATCTGA
- the hdac9b gene encoding histone deacetylase 9-B isoform X1, producing the protein MLQTIYEGESSFSTTDGRVGHQQLPDQSKMHNVNNSVDIKPDVPLTVEPLSPLDLRTDLRMLGPGSDPGLWERQLQQELLLIQKQQQIQKQLLISEFQKQHEKLTRQHQAQLQEHLKLQQELQAMKQQQELAEQERRLEQQQQNQQEKEQERHRREQHVSSLSLRGKERSRESLTGAVASTEVKQKLQEFLLSKSAKDPASNGVNHSFIHQPKLWYTSSHHTSLDQSSPPLGGASPTCQYTLPSPIESKDDFPLRKTASEPNLKVRSRLKQKVAERRSSPMLKRRDGNIMTPYKKRALELMDSTPTNSAPGSGPSSPIGASSALGAENGPSSLPTTTKTERWPSQPRLFRPEGSVSMLSLYTSPSLPNISLGLSTASSPISAAMGMKDRSTEIKHGLPGHLLGPVPLQTGLESKVSPSHQALLQHLLQKEQMRQQKMLSSGQGPMSSHPQSPLAMKDRPPSSRPKLPKHRPLNRTQSAPLPQNTLAQLVIQQQHQHFLEKQKQYQQQVHINKLLSKSIEQLRQPSAHLQESEEEQEELHREEMESMQEDRLPPGGVIRKHTLSSSSSGSSSELPDAHCGVIKVKEEPADSEDEALTHQSLEAEQSAYLHQVKGRLVIRAVI; encoded by the exons ATGCTGCAGACGATTTACGAGGGCGAGTCAAGTTTCTCCACAACAGACGGGCGCGTTGGACACCAGCAGCTCCCCGACCAGAGCAAGATGCACAACGTCAACAACTCAG TGGACATTAAACCGGACGTGCCGTTGACCGTGGAGCCCCTGTCTCCGTTGGACCTGCGCACGGATCTGAGGATGCTGGGGCCAGGCTCGGACCCGGGACTGTGGGAGCGGCAGCTTCAGCAGGAGCTGCTCCTCattcagaaacagcagcagatccAGAAGCAGCTACTAATCAGCGAGTTCCAGAAGCAGCACGAGAAGTTGACCCGTCAGCACCAGGCTCAGCTCCAGGAGCATCTCAAG CTCCAGCAGGAGCTCCAGGccatgaagcagcagcaggaacttGCGGAGCAGGAGCGTCGtttggagcagcagcagcagaaccagcaggagaaggagcaggagaggcATCGGCGAGAGCAGCACGTCTCCAGCCTGAGCCTCAGGGGCAAGGAGCGCTCCAGAGAGA GTCTCACAGGTGCGGTGGCCAGTACCGAGGTGAAGCAGAAACTCCAAGAGTTTCTGCTGAGCAAATCAGCAAAGGACCCCGCCAGCAACGGAGTGAATCATTCTTTCATTCACCAGCCAAAACTCTGGTACAC GTCCTCTCACCACACGTCACTGGACCAAAGCTCTCCACCTCTGGGCGGCGCATCCCCCACCTGCCAGTACACCCTGCCGTCACCCATAGAGAGCAAGGACGACTTCCCCTTGAGGAAGACAG ccTCTGAGCCCAACTTGAAGGTACGATCCAGGCTGAAGCAGAAGGTGGCGGAGAGGAGAAGCAGCCCGATGCTAAAGAGAAGAGATGGGAACATCATGACTCCTTACAAGAAGAGGGCTCTGGAGCTGATGG ACTCTACGCCCACAAACAGTGCCCCCGGCTCTGGCCCCAGCTCTCCCATAGGGGCCTCCAGTGCCTTGGGGGCTGAAAATGGACCCTCCTCTCTGCCTACCACCACAAAAACTGAG AGATGGCCTTCCCAGCCCAGATTATTTCGTCCTGAGGGCTCCGTGTCCATGCTGAGCCTATACACGTCTCCCTCATTACCCAACATCTCCCTGGGGCTTTCAACTGCATCCTCACCCATCAGC GCTGCTATGGGGATGAAAGACAGATCCACAGAAATCAAGCACGGGCTACCTGGCCACCTGCTGGGACCCGTGCCCCTTCAGACGGGCCTGGAGTCGAAGGTGAGCCCCAGTCACCAGGCtctcctccagcacctcctccagAAGGAACAAATGAGGCAGCAGAAGATGCTCTCCTCTG gcCAAGGCCCCATGTCGTCCCACCCTCAGTCTCCTCTGGCCATGAAGGATCGGCCGCCCAGCAGTCGGCCAAAACTACCAAAACACAGACCCTTGAACAGAACCCAGTCGGCGCCGCTGCCTCAGAACACGCTGGCCCAACTTGTCATCCAGCAGCAACACCAGCACTTtctggagaaacagaaacagtacCAGCagcaggtccatataaataag CTGTTGTCCAAGTCCATCGAGCAGTTACGTCAGCCCAGCGCACACCTGCAGGAAtcggaggaggagcaggaggagctgcacagagaggagatggagagcatGCAGGAGGACAGGCTGCCCCCTGGAGGAGTCATCCGGAAGCACacgctcagcagcagcagcagcggctcGAGCAGCGAGCTCCCGGACGCTCACTGCGGGGTCATCAAGGTCAAGGAGGAGCCGGCCGACAGCGAGGACGAGGCTCTGACCCACCAGAGCTTAGAGGCGGAGCAGAGCGCGTATCTCCACCAGGTCAAAGGGAGACTGGTGATAAGAGCCGTGATCTGA
- the hdac9b gene encoding histone deacetylase 9-B isoform X3 — protein MDIKPDVPLTVEPLSPLDLRTDLRMLGPGSDPGLWERQLQQELLLIQKQQQIQKQLLISEFQKQHEKLTRQHQAQLQEHLKLQQELQAMKQQQELAEQERRLEQQQQNQQEKEQERHRREQHVSSLSLRGKERSRESLTGAVASTEVKQKLQEFLLSKSAKDPASNGVNHSFIHQPKLWYTSSHHTSLDQSSPPLGGASPTCQYTLPSPIESKDDFPLRKTASEPNLKVRSRLKQKVAERRSSPMLKRRDGNIMTPYKKRALELMDSTPTNSAPGSGPSSPIGASSALGAENGPSSLPTTTKTERWPSQPRLFRPEGSVSMLSLYTSPSLPNISLGLSTASSPISAAMGMKDRSTEIKHGLPGHLLGPVPLQTGLESKVSPSHQALLQHLLQKEQMRQQKMLSSGQGPMSSHPQSPLAMKDRPPSSRPKLPKHRPLNRTQSAPLPQNTLAQLVIQQQHQHFLEKQKQYQQQVHINKLLSKSIEQLRQPSAHLQESEEEQEELHREEMESMQEDRLPPGGVIRKHTLSSSSSGSSSELPDAHCGVIKVKEEPADSEDEALTHQSLEAEQSAYLHQVKGRLVIRAVI, from the exons TGGACATTAAACCGGACGTGCCGTTGACCGTGGAGCCCCTGTCTCCGTTGGACCTGCGCACGGATCTGAGGATGCTGGGGCCAGGCTCGGACCCGGGACTGTGGGAGCGGCAGCTTCAGCAGGAGCTGCTCCTCattcagaaacagcagcagatccAGAAGCAGCTACTAATCAGCGAGTTCCAGAAGCAGCACGAGAAGTTGACCCGTCAGCACCAGGCTCAGCTCCAGGAGCATCTCAAG CTCCAGCAGGAGCTCCAGGccatgaagcagcagcaggaacttGCGGAGCAGGAGCGTCGtttggagcagcagcagcagaaccagcaggagaaggagcaggagaggcATCGGCGAGAGCAGCACGTCTCCAGCCTGAGCCTCAGGGGCAAGGAGCGCTCCAGAGAGA GTCTCACAGGTGCGGTGGCCAGTACCGAGGTGAAGCAGAAACTCCAAGAGTTTCTGCTGAGCAAATCAGCAAAGGACCCCGCCAGCAACGGAGTGAATCATTCTTTCATTCACCAGCCAAAACTCTGGTACAC GTCCTCTCACCACACGTCACTGGACCAAAGCTCTCCACCTCTGGGCGGCGCATCCCCCACCTGCCAGTACACCCTGCCGTCACCCATAGAGAGCAAGGACGACTTCCCCTTGAGGAAGACAG ccTCTGAGCCCAACTTGAAGGTACGATCCAGGCTGAAGCAGAAGGTGGCGGAGAGGAGAAGCAGCCCGATGCTAAAGAGAAGAGATGGGAACATCATGACTCCTTACAAGAAGAGGGCTCTGGAGCTGATGG ACTCTACGCCCACAAACAGTGCCCCCGGCTCTGGCCCCAGCTCTCCCATAGGGGCCTCCAGTGCCTTGGGGGCTGAAAATGGACCCTCCTCTCTGCCTACCACCACAAAAACTGAG AGATGGCCTTCCCAGCCCAGATTATTTCGTCCTGAGGGCTCCGTGTCCATGCTGAGCCTATACACGTCTCCCTCATTACCCAACATCTCCCTGGGGCTTTCAACTGCATCCTCACCCATCAGC GCTGCTATGGGGATGAAAGACAGATCCACAGAAATCAAGCACGGGCTACCTGGCCACCTGCTGGGACCCGTGCCCCTTCAGACGGGCCTGGAGTCGAAGGTGAGCCCCAGTCACCAGGCtctcctccagcacctcctccagAAGGAACAAATGAGGCAGCAGAAGATGCTCTCCTCTG gcCAAGGCCCCATGTCGTCCCACCCTCAGTCTCCTCTGGCCATGAAGGATCGGCCGCCCAGCAGTCGGCCAAAACTACCAAAACACAGACCCTTGAACAGAACCCAGTCGGCGCCGCTGCCTCAGAACACGCTGGCCCAACTTGTCATCCAGCAGCAACACCAGCACTTtctggagaaacagaaacagtacCAGCagcaggtccatataaataag CTGTTGTCCAAGTCCATCGAGCAGTTACGTCAGCCCAGCGCACACCTGCAGGAAtcggaggaggagcaggaggagctgcacagagaggagatggagagcatGCAGGAGGACAGGCTGCCCCCTGGAGGAGTCATCCGGAAGCACacgctcagcagcagcagcagcggctcGAGCAGCGAGCTCCCGGACGCTCACTGCGGGGTCATCAAGGTCAAGGAGGAGCCGGCCGACAGCGAGGACGAGGCTCTGACCCACCAGAGCTTAGAGGCGGAGCAGAGCGCGTATCTCCACCAGGTCAAAGGGAGACTGGTGATAAGAGCCGTGATCTGA
- the hdac9b gene encoding histone deacetylase 9-B isoform X4: MLGPGSDPGLWERQLQQELLLIQKQQQIQKQLLISEFQKQHEKLTRQHQAQLQEHLKLQQELQAMKQQQELAEQERRLEQQQQNQQEKEQERHRREQHVSSLSLRGKERSRESLTGAVASTEVKQKLQEFLLSKSAKDPASNGVNHSFIHQPKLWYTSSHHTSLDQSSPPLGGASPTCQYTLPSPIESKDDFPLRKTASEPNLKVRSRLKQKVAERRSSPMLKRRDGNIMTPYKKRALELMDSTPTNSAPGSGPSSPIGASSALGAENGPSSLPTTTKTERWPSQPRLFRPEGSVSMLSLYTSPSLPNISLGLSTASSPISAAMGMKDRSTEIKHGLPGHLLGPVPLQTGLESKVSPSHQALLQHLLQKEQMRQQKMLSSGQGPMSSHPQSPLAMKDRPPSSRPKLPKHRPLNRTQSAPLPQNTLAQLVIQQQHQHFLEKQKQYQQQVHINKLLSKSIEQLRQPSAHLQESEEEQEELHREEMESMQEDRLPPGGVIRKHTLSSSSSGSSSELPDAHCGVIKVKEEPADSEDEALTHQSLEAEQSAYLHQVKGRLVIRAVI, translated from the exons ATGCTGGGGCCAGGCTCGGACCCGGGACTGTGGGAGCGGCAGCTTCAGCAGGAGCTGCTCCTCattcagaaacagcagcagatccAGAAGCAGCTACTAATCAGCGAGTTCCAGAAGCAGCACGAGAAGTTGACCCGTCAGCACCAGGCTCAGCTCCAGGAGCATCTCAAG CTCCAGCAGGAGCTCCAGGccatgaagcagcagcaggaacttGCGGAGCAGGAGCGTCGtttggagcagcagcagcagaaccagcaggagaaggagcaggagaggcATCGGCGAGAGCAGCACGTCTCCAGCCTGAGCCTCAGGGGCAAGGAGCGCTCCAGAGAGA GTCTCACAGGTGCGGTGGCCAGTACCGAGGTGAAGCAGAAACTCCAAGAGTTTCTGCTGAGCAAATCAGCAAAGGACCCCGCCAGCAACGGAGTGAATCATTCTTTCATTCACCAGCCAAAACTCTGGTACAC GTCCTCTCACCACACGTCACTGGACCAAAGCTCTCCACCTCTGGGCGGCGCATCCCCCACCTGCCAGTACACCCTGCCGTCACCCATAGAGAGCAAGGACGACTTCCCCTTGAGGAAGACAG ccTCTGAGCCCAACTTGAAGGTACGATCCAGGCTGAAGCAGAAGGTGGCGGAGAGGAGAAGCAGCCCGATGCTAAAGAGAAGAGATGGGAACATCATGACTCCTTACAAGAAGAGGGCTCTGGAGCTGATGG ACTCTACGCCCACAAACAGTGCCCCCGGCTCTGGCCCCAGCTCTCCCATAGGGGCCTCCAGTGCCTTGGGGGCTGAAAATGGACCCTCCTCTCTGCCTACCACCACAAAAACTGAG AGATGGCCTTCCCAGCCCAGATTATTTCGTCCTGAGGGCTCCGTGTCCATGCTGAGCCTATACACGTCTCCCTCATTACCCAACATCTCCCTGGGGCTTTCAACTGCATCCTCACCCATCAGC GCTGCTATGGGGATGAAAGACAGATCCACAGAAATCAAGCACGGGCTACCTGGCCACCTGCTGGGACCCGTGCCCCTTCAGACGGGCCTGGAGTCGAAGGTGAGCCCCAGTCACCAGGCtctcctccagcacctcctccagAAGGAACAAATGAGGCAGCAGAAGATGCTCTCCTCTG gcCAAGGCCCCATGTCGTCCCACCCTCAGTCTCCTCTGGCCATGAAGGATCGGCCGCCCAGCAGTCGGCCAAAACTACCAAAACACAGACCCTTGAACAGAACCCAGTCGGCGCCGCTGCCTCAGAACACGCTGGCCCAACTTGTCATCCAGCAGCAACACCAGCACTTtctggagaaacagaaacagtacCAGCagcaggtccatataaataag CTGTTGTCCAAGTCCATCGAGCAGTTACGTCAGCCCAGCGCACACCTGCAGGAAtcggaggaggagcaggaggagctgcacagagaggagatggagagcatGCAGGAGGACAGGCTGCCCCCTGGAGGAGTCATCCGGAAGCACacgctcagcagcagcagcagcggctcGAGCAGCGAGCTCCCGGACGCTCACTGCGGGGTCATCAAGGTCAAGGAGGAGCCGGCCGACAGCGAGGACGAGGCTCTGACCCACCAGAGCTTAGAGGCGGAGCAGAGCGCGTATCTCCACCAGGTCAAAGGGAGACTGGTGATAAGAGCCGTGATCTGA